A window of Verrucomicrobiota bacterium JB022 contains these coding sequences:
- a CDS encoding family 43 glycosylhydrolase, translating to MKTPLLPGLRYGDQGDGTYCNPILFADYSDPDVVAVGEDYYLVASSFNCTPGLPILHSRDLVNWQPAGYAMEAFPDEAYARPQHGKGVWAPAIRHHDGRFWVVFGAPDEGIYVTTAERVEGPWTPLHHMAAGKGLIDPCLFWDDDGSAYLLRAQAASRCNGVNSLLTLHRMAPDASKLLDEGEVIIDGNFHHPIVEGPKLYKRNGYYYIFAPAGGVKGGWQTVFRARNLYGPWEDRVVLVQGTTAINGPHQGAWIETPHGEHWFLHFQDRGAYGRVIHLQPMTWGDDGWPRMGDPNRKMQREPVLQHPLPKTSQPTKPQRLPASDDFPGGQLGPQWQWLANYRPEWATLEQPGLRLTTQGTPGGKAHWLEAGNILTQKPQDPRFAFRVHLQPGFKAEGDRAGIILLSGVCGAIYLEQSAGGLRLVQAVLPSKDAPQPLEQVSIKWHQPEIWLELTMIDGQCWFTYGDGQVFTPLGAAIVPQDAAWMGARLGLFALNPDTAASGGSALVSRVSYDRIP from the coding sequence ATGAAAACTCCGTTGCTTCCCGGTCTTCGCTATGGTGATCAAGGCGACGGAACTTACTGCAACCCCATCCTCTTTGCCGACTACTCCGACCCGGATGTCGTAGCGGTGGGGGAGGACTATTACCTCGTAGCCTCCAGCTTCAACTGTACGCCGGGCCTGCCCATCCTGCACTCGCGGGACCTCGTCAACTGGCAGCCGGCAGGTTATGCGATGGAGGCCTTTCCCGACGAGGCTTACGCCCGGCCGCAACACGGCAAAGGCGTCTGGGCTCCGGCGATTCGTCACCACGACGGCCGTTTCTGGGTTGTCTTCGGTGCGCCCGACGAAGGGATCTACGTCACGACGGCGGAGCGGGTGGAAGGCCCGTGGACCCCTCTCCACCACATGGCCGCAGGCAAGGGCCTGATCGACCCATGCCTCTTCTGGGACGACGACGGCAGTGCCTATCTGCTGCGCGCACAGGCTGCCAGCCGCTGCAACGGCGTCAATTCGCTGCTGACGCTGCACCGCATGGCGCCTGATGCGAGCAAGCTGCTCGACGAGGGAGAAGTCATTATCGACGGCAATTTCCACCACCCGATCGTCGAAGGGCCCAAGCTCTACAAGCGCAACGGCTACTACTACATTTTTGCCCCCGCCGGCGGCGTCAAAGGCGGCTGGCAGACGGTTTTCCGCGCGCGCAACCTCTACGGCCCGTGGGAAGACCGTGTCGTGCTGGTCCAAGGCACGACCGCGATCAACGGGCCGCACCAGGGGGCCTGGATCGAGACGCCCCACGGCGAGCATTGGTTCCTGCATTTCCAGGACCGTGGAGCGTATGGTCGGGTGATCCACCTGCAGCCGATGACCTGGGGCGACGACGGCTGGCCGCGCATGGGCGATCCCAATCGCAAGATGCAGCGCGAGCCGGTGCTGCAACACCCGCTGCCCAAAACCTCGCAGCCGACCAAGCCGCAGCGCCTACCCGCCAGTGACGACTTCCCAGGCGGCCAACTAGGCCCACAGTGGCAATGGCTGGCGAACTACCGCCCCGAATGGGCAACGCTGGAGCAGCCGGGGCTTCGCCTCACTACCCAGGGCACGCCCGGCGGCAAGGCCCATTGGCTGGAGGCTGGCAATATCCTCACGCAAAAGCCGCAAGACCCGCGCTTTGCTTTCCGCGTCCACCTCCAGCCCGGTTTCAAGGCCGAAGGGGACCGCGCAGGCATCATCCTGCTCAGTGGTGTTTGCGGGGCAATTTATCTGGAGCAGAGCGCCGGAGGGCTGCGCCTGGTGCAGGCGGTTTTGCCGAGCAAGGATGCTCCCCAGCCGCTTGAGCAAGTGTCGATAAAGTGGCATCAGCCGGAGATTTGGCTGGAACTTACCATGATCGACGGTCAATGCTGGTTTACCTACGGCGATGGGCAGGTGTTTACGCCTTTGGGTGCCGCCATTGTGCCGCAGGATGCGGCCTGGATGGGCGCCCGCCTCGGCCTCTTTGCCCTCAACCCAGATACTGCCGCCAGTGGCGGTTCCGCCCTCGTTTCTCGCGTTTCTTACGACCGTATCCCCTAA
- a CDS encoding sodium:solute symporter family protein, with translation MFGLPLIDLVVIALYFAVMLAIGFWSSRRISNQEDYFLAGRRFGKLVQTFAAFGQATSADNAVGTTTTTFNNGIAGIWSSMLYLFATPLYWVCTHWPRRMRILTLGDYFEERFNSKSMGSVYALIGSIAMMAFIGLGLTAMTKTIVAITPKDATEFTVAQQAEYRAAYEREVNRTTAIGMPVEVLSYEELAEREQLLATPSDQLTPEQQSRLLWLDGLKPAAVISHLSQNVLIWVVCIVVLLYATLGGLEAAFLTDMIQGVFIIILSLMLIPFAWAKINAVYGGETVMDALRTIHDKLPDSYFQIFGAPQTPDFTWYYILTLSIMAAVTVVTQPNGAVMAGSAKDEISNRAGTVIGNFLKRFCIIFWGVFGLAAIVLYEGRILQSDMLWGHATHDLLGPLNIGLVGLMIACLLAALMSTVDCLMITSASLLTHNLYQPLFPNQPAKNYVWAGRIFGFLVVVGGAAFALQFDTILQILKFIWEVNVMLAPAYWLGIKWRRANQPAAWSSIGVGAVLFLAIPALLPMANPGMRYSEDLLRTTNPAPTVMTEVAKEFDVQRREVEIMEWDRLDQVGNAPGERPLMIEVGTPYEHTYVFPKRSLFWSKGIQVDNEGRIYGGGLFSTELWILGKLGFNLESNPYALNETLRILFRTLLPFVIFIAVALLTKPDPKPVLDRFYAKMRTRVIPDPVKDKEELEKSLADPHRYDHILVFPKSQFEIYKWNREDWTGFIWSVIGVGVVLVVIWAAVSIGR, from the coding sequence GTGTTTGGACTTCCCCTTATCGACCTTGTTGTCATTGCGCTGTATTTCGCAGTGATGCTGGCCATTGGCTTCTGGTCTTCGCGCCGGATCTCGAATCAGGAAGATTACTTTCTGGCTGGCCGCCGCTTCGGCAAGCTGGTCCAAACGTTCGCTGCCTTTGGCCAGGCCACCTCGGCTGACAACGCGGTGGGCACTACGACCACCACGTTCAACAACGGTATCGCGGGCATCTGGAGCTCGATGCTCTACCTTTTTGCGACGCCGCTTTATTGGGTTTGCACTCACTGGCCGCGCCGGATGCGCATCCTCACGCTGGGCGATTATTTTGAGGAGCGTTTTAACTCCAAGTCGATGGGTTCGGTCTACGCGCTGATCGGCTCGATTGCCATGATGGCGTTTATCGGCCTCGGCCTCACCGCGATGACGAAGACCATCGTCGCGATTACGCCCAAGGATGCCACCGAGTTTACTGTGGCCCAGCAGGCAGAGTATCGGGCCGCCTACGAACGCGAAGTCAATCGTACGACGGCCATCGGCATGCCGGTGGAAGTGTTGAGCTACGAAGAGCTGGCCGAGCGCGAGCAATTGCTGGCCACTCCCAGCGATCAATTGACGCCCGAGCAGCAGTCGCGCCTGCTCTGGCTCGATGGCCTGAAGCCTGCCGCCGTCATTTCGCACCTTTCGCAAAACGTCCTTATCTGGGTCGTCTGTATCGTCGTGCTGCTTTATGCCACCCTCGGGGGGCTGGAGGCCGCCTTCCTGACCGACATGATCCAAGGCGTCTTCATCATCATCCTTTCGCTGATGCTGATCCCCTTCGCCTGGGCCAAGATCAACGCGGTCTACGGCGGCGAAACGGTGATGGATGCGCTCAGGACGATCCACGACAAGCTGCCCGATTCGTATTTCCAGATCTTTGGTGCCCCGCAGACGCCCGACTTTACGTGGTATTACATCCTCACCCTGTCGATCATGGCGGCGGTGACGGTGGTGACGCAGCCCAACGGGGCCGTTATGGCCGGCTCGGCCAAGGACGAGATCTCGAACCGCGCGGGCACCGTGATCGGTAACTTCCTCAAGCGCTTCTGCATCATCTTCTGGGGTGTGTTCGGCCTCGCCGCCATCGTGCTCTACGAGGGCCGCATCCTGCAGTCCGACATGCTCTGGGGGCACGCCACACACGACTTGCTGGGGCCGTTGAACATCGGCCTCGTGGGCCTGATGATCGCCTGCTTGCTCGCCGCGCTCATGTCGACGGTCGACTGCCTCATGATCACCAGCGCCAGCCTGTTGACCCACAACCTTTACCAGCCGCTTTTCCCCAACCAACCCGCAAAGAACTACGTGTGGGCCGGTCGGATCTTCGGCTTCCTCGTGGTGGTCGGCGGCGCGGCCTTTGCGCTGCAGTTCGACACCATCCTGCAGATCCTCAAGTTTATCTGGGAGGTCAACGTGATGCTCGCCCCGGCCTACTGGCTGGGGATCAAATGGCGTCGCGCCAATCAACCTGCCGCGTGGTCGTCCATTGGGGTGGGTGCGGTGCTCTTCCTTGCTATCCCGGCCCTGCTGCCGATGGCCAACCCCGGCATGCGCTACAGCGAAGACCTCCTGCGCACCACCAACCCGGCCCCGACGGTGATGACCGAAGTGGCCAAGGAGTTCGACGTGCAGCGCCGCGAAGTGGAAATCATGGAATGGGACCGCCTCGACCAAGTGGGCAACGCCCCCGGTGAGCGTCCGCTGATGATCGAAGTCGGCACGCCCTACGAGCACACCTACGTCTTCCCCAAGCGCAGCCTTTTCTGGTCCAAGGGCATCCAGGTTGACAACGAGGGCCGCATCTACGGCGGTGGCCTCTTCAGCACCGAGCTTTGGATCCTTGGCAAGCTAGGCTTCAATCTCGAGAGCAACCCCTACGCGCTCAACGAGACCCTGCGCATCCTCTTCCGCACGCTGCTGCCCTTCGTGATTTTCATCGCGGTGGCGCTGCTGACCAAGCCCGACCCGAAGCCCGTGCTCGACCGCTTCTACGCCAAGATGCGCACCCGTGTCATCCCCGACCCGGTGAAGGACAAGGAAGAGCTCGAAAAGTCGCTGGCCGACCCGCACCGTTACGACCACATCCTCGTCTTCCCCAAATCTCAGTTCGAGATCTACAAGTGGAACCGCGAAGACTGGACCGGCTTCATCTGGTCCGTCATCGGCGTGGGTGTCGTGCTCGTCGTCATTTGGGCCGCCGTGTCCATCGGGCGGTAA